The following are encoded together in the Adhaeribacter arboris genome:
- a CDS encoding helix-turn-helix transcriptional regulator — MKNSIRVERAIHNLTQEELAKKIGVSRQTINAMEANKYVPSTILALKIARVFEKNVEAIFLLEEED, encoded by the coding sequence ATGAAGAACAGTATAAGAGTGGAGCGGGCAATTCATAATTTAACCCAAGAAGAACTTGCCAAGAAAATAGGGGTGAGCCGTCAGACGATCAATGCCATGGAAGCCAACAAGTATGTGCCTTCCACCATTCTGGCCCTAAAGATTGCGCGCGTATTTGAAAAAAACGTAGAAGCTATTTTCTTGTTGGAAGAAGAAGATTAA
- a CDS encoding helix-turn-helix transcriptional regulator, protein MEKLYTDWTLKNIIGHHGLSEMKMAPLNARYQEYCFLFNEPGVVQGCFKTFSSPNVEVSLMEMHLEKSLVFLAQDGVERLSSTLLLRGSIGSDSFYDSQHRAIEHSPHMFVYSWNYQNKFTLHPGKLSLININLKPEFFFKVTENEADLTRLLKGKQPEDFCLAFPLSFSRHSEYQKISHAISANSFKGITQHLFIEAKAYELFSLELEELLQVRKIPARSGEINSIDKEKLLAAHDFILHHFAEPLSLDQIATQFQINAFKLKKGYKILFNHTVFGHIQALRMNQAKELLITQQYNVAEAAYQVGYSSPNNFSTAFSKMFGYPPSKITEKKSW, encoded by the coding sequence ATGGAAAAGCTGTACACCGACTGGACGCTGAAAAACATTATCGGCCATCATGGCCTGAGCGAAATGAAAATGGCTCCGCTGAATGCTAGGTACCAAGAATACTGTTTTCTGTTTAACGAGCCAGGAGTAGTGCAAGGCTGTTTTAAAACCTTTTCCTCGCCCAATGTGGAAGTTTCCCTAATGGAAATGCATTTGGAAAAAAGTTTAGTATTTCTGGCCCAGGACGGAGTGGAACGCTTGAGCTCTACGCTTTTGCTGCGGGGTTCCATTGGTTCGGATAGTTTTTATGATAGTCAGCACCGGGCAATAGAGCATTCTCCGCATATGTTTGTTTATTCCTGGAACTACCAGAATAAATTCACCTTGCATCCCGGGAAGCTGTCGTTGATTAACATTAACCTGAAGCCGGAATTCTTTTTTAAGGTAACAGAAAACGAAGCGGATTTAACCCGATTGCTGAAAGGAAAGCAACCGGAAGATTTCTGCCTAGCGTTTCCTTTAAGTTTTTCCCGGCATAGTGAGTACCAAAAAATTAGTCATGCCATTTCGGCTAATAGTTTCAAAGGAATTACGCAGCACCTGTTTATCGAAGCCAAGGCTTATGAATTATTTTCTTTAGAATTAGAAGAGCTATTACAAGTCAGAAAAATTCCCGCCCGTTCGGGGGAAATCAACTCGATAGACAAGGAAAAGCTATTAGCGGCTCATGATTTCATTCTGCACCATTTTGCCGAACCCTTATCCTTAGACCAGATTGCTACTCAGTTTCAGATCAATGCGTTTAAATTAAAAAAGGGATATAAGATATTGTTTAACCATACCGTGTTTGGTCATATTCAGGCGCTTCGCATGAACCAGGCCAAAGAGCTTTTAATAACCCAACAATATAACGTGGCCGAAGCCGCCTACCAGGTGGGCTATAGCAGCCCAAATAACTTCTCGACAGCCTTTAGTAAGATGTTTGGGTATCCGCCCAGCAAAATCACGGAAAAGAAATCCTGGTAG